One window from the genome of Gimesia aquarii encodes:
- a CDS encoding protein kinase domain-containing protein codes for MNDTPDKKEQNEESPDELNTHDAQSESESQSDSENSGNENDQTIISDQWASEEFSSAGQETVEEVASGDQYQTHDESIPDSDTVDDLSANQQTVAEINPSDDIYATVIDPELTDADESQIAGNQSKGSETETVSEFPTKNTNAENDQTLVLDEPVENSDINATLIEDGNQPLDIDATLVSDDVPPELMATMNSAWGPEMATMAEGPEMTIKAQEFIDEDLTNQTSLVIKKRNFSDTTAAEFTADAEYELIEVLGQGGMGVVYTARQTSIDRQVAVKMLKSKTAKNQDQRHKFLAEAVVTGELDHPNIVPIYDVGSNNSGALFYSMKKVEGRPWLKSIRKNSLAENLNILMKVADAVAFAHSRSVVHRDLKPENVMLGEFGEVLVMDWGLAQSTTGFRKSNSIITTSSMGGTPAYMAPEMATGPVDRISPLSDIYLLGAILYEILTGRPPHTGKTAMKCLMAAAKNSIVPTEKKGELVDIAMKAMATQPQDRYPSVQAFQQAIMEYQSHSESISLTTRAEEDLNSAIKTENYESFSRALFGFQEALSLWPENSSAREGIQNSTLSYAGTAYEKGDYDLGLSLLSEEDTSHVELITKIRSAQTERDARQQRLRAAKRVSAGILATFLFVVIGAFFWIRAEANRALEAEKVAESERDTAILERKKADDARALEEIARKKAEDAKEQEEIALQQSIIDRDKAIKAKDVANKARADEEQARQREEYEAYIARIGLAAAKIEENAFESAIELLNECPEKLRNWEWGRLMHLCSQSSRDFDAKAPIDALAISKDGSQFVTGGKDGFARLWDRVSGKVIGEFDHNKHPVLAVALSPDGKLLATGSEDPKGFIKIWDLNSQTQIPRTFQNSEGKNPFDKSHTEGVLSLSFSNDGTRLLSSSYDKTARLWEVESGKQLQRFWGHNWWVWDANFSTDERRIVTASQDGTAIIWSVETGKQGAPFTGHQGPVYSAHFSPDPESRHVTSSGYDRRVLLWKPEDLVPYDYSKIVAGKKNEPPPFIAFEGHQESVQSAEFTNDGTMIISASHDNTVKLWDIATTKALKTLRGHDSWVQAATLLSDGKWILSASHDAHLKLWNIAGYEEIRTLKGRVLAHHVDAILDVSFSKDGKQLVTASRDKTAISWNVSTGKVRKEFTEGHSFLASNAIFLPDRKRLATAAVDNSVRIWNIQSGTEHKRFEHTGRSAAIDVSADSHFLITGSDKKTVRIWNIDSGEMVKELKGHKSEVCAVAFSPDMRFCASGDVRGRCMLWNVKTGELIHKLDGHTRKIAALKFLSNGKSLLSASGDNTVGHWDISTGKENQSLILKHPDSVLSMSVFNDGTQAVTSCADGLVRVWDIVTPKIIRTIQPANGLINSVSVSHDNKRLLTANVQQRVIQVWALDTGKELLSPGSNGQLNAFLDFRTKGGMLWTAIFSPYHDSILTVGGRDARLWNGMTAKQEMAFHPHGVVASASFSPDGKWLVTGSWDNSAKIWNTQTGHAEKKLEQKHQGFVNTARYSPNGKLILTSSDDGTAKVWDAVTGKIVLTLDHHGSHVKSAIFSPDGSQIVTASDDKTLVMWDSKSGKKLSTFKGHAWPIRKVAYSHDGKRLISGSEDNTAIIWDIVTQKKTILAGHTAPVASVVFSPDDSRAFTASDDGTAKLWDAESGKEILTLSNHSQGVTSVDFSPNGRYVATGSQDGQAILWLTVDWKKKDSDSNQVATKTLSP; via the coding sequence ATGAACGACACTCCGGACAAAAAAGAACAAAATGAGGAATCGCCGGACGAACTGAACACACACGATGCGCAGTCTGAAAGCGAATCACAATCTGATTCAGAGAATTCTGGTAATGAAAACGACCAGACCATCATCTCGGATCAATGGGCTTCAGAGGAGTTCTCCAGCGCAGGACAGGAAACGGTCGAAGAAGTCGCTTCAGGAGATCAATATCAGACGCATGATGAATCGATTCCAGACTCAGACACTGTGGATGATCTCTCAGCGAATCAGCAAACGGTTGCCGAAATCAATCCATCAGATGATATTTACGCAACGGTCATTGATCCTGAGCTTACCGATGCCGATGAATCGCAAATAGCAGGAAATCAATCTAAAGGATCGGAAACAGAAACAGTCAGTGAATTTCCAACAAAGAATACAAATGCTGAGAACGACCAAACACTGGTGCTCGACGAACCAGTAGAAAATTCGGACATCAATGCCACATTAATCGAAGATGGGAATCAACCGCTCGACATCGATGCCACTCTTGTCTCTGATGATGTTCCTCCAGAACTCATGGCAACCATGAACTCTGCCTGGGGACCAGAAATGGCGACAATGGCTGAAGGTCCTGAAATGACCATCAAAGCTCAAGAATTCATTGATGAAGACCTTACCAATCAAACTTCTCTGGTCATCAAAAAACGAAATTTCAGTGATACCACAGCGGCTGAATTTACAGCGGATGCTGAATATGAACTGATTGAAGTCCTTGGCCAGGGTGGGATGGGAGTAGTCTATACGGCACGACAAACATCAATCGACCGTCAGGTCGCTGTCAAAATGCTGAAAAGCAAAACAGCAAAAAATCAGGATCAACGACATAAATTTCTTGCGGAAGCCGTGGTTACCGGTGAACTGGACCATCCAAATATCGTTCCGATTTATGACGTTGGAAGCAACAACAGTGGTGCCCTGTTCTACTCAATGAAAAAAGTCGAAGGTCGCCCCTGGTTAAAGAGTATTCGTAAAAACTCGCTTGCTGAAAATCTGAATATCCTGATGAAAGTCGCTGATGCGGTTGCTTTTGCTCATTCAAGAAGTGTTGTGCATCGTGATTTAAAGCCCGAAAATGTGATGCTTGGTGAATTTGGTGAAGTACTGGTCATGGATTGGGGGCTGGCACAATCTACGACCGGATTTCGGAAGTCCAATAGTATTATTACAACGTCCAGTATGGGTGGAACTCCCGCTTATATGGCTCCTGAAATGGCAACAGGACCCGTAGACAGAATTTCGCCACTATCTGATATTTACTTGTTAGGAGCCATTCTCTACGAAATCCTCACAGGACGCCCGCCACATACAGGCAAAACCGCGATGAAATGCCTGATGGCAGCCGCAAAGAATAGTATTGTACCAACTGAGAAAAAAGGAGAACTGGTTGACATTGCCATGAAAGCGATGGCAACACAACCCCAGGACCGCTATCCCAGCGTGCAGGCTTTTCAACAAGCCATCATGGAGTATCAATCACACTCCGAAAGTATTTCTCTAACAACAAGAGCTGAAGAAGATTTAAATTCCGCAATCAAAACAGAAAATTATGAATCGTTTTCAAGAGCATTATTTGGATTCCAGGAAGCACTCTCACTCTGGCCTGAAAATTCATCAGCGAGAGAAGGAATTCAGAATTCCACATTAAGCTATGCCGGTACCGCTTATGAAAAAGGAGATTACGATCTCGGACTCTCACTCTTAAGTGAAGAGGACACATCACATGTAGAGTTGATCACAAAGATTCGTTCGGCTCAAACAGAACGTGATGCGCGCCAGCAACGTCTCCGTGCAGCAAAGCGGGTTTCTGCCGGTATACTGGCGACCTTCCTGTTTGTCGTCATCGGTGCCTTCTTCTGGATTCGAGCAGAAGCAAATCGTGCCCTTGAAGCAGAAAAAGTTGCTGAGAGTGAACGGGATACTGCAATACTAGAACGGAAAAAAGCGGATGATGCACGTGCTCTGGAAGAAATTGCACGTAAAAAAGCAGAAGATGCAAAAGAACAAGAAGAGATTGCTTTACAACAGTCAATAATTGATCGTGACAAAGCTATCAAAGCAAAAGATGTAGCAAATAAAGCAAGAGCCGATGAAGAACAAGCAAGGCAAAGGGAAGAGTACGAAGCCTATATTGCTCGTATTGGTCTGGCAGCTGCGAAGATTGAAGAAAATGCGTTTGAAAGTGCCATTGAACTATTAAATGAATGCCCCGAAAAATTAAGAAACTGGGAATGGGGACGCTTAATGCACCTCTGCTCTCAAAGTAGCCGTGACTTTGACGCCAAAGCTCCAATCGATGCGTTAGCAATTTCTAAAGACGGTTCACAATTTGTAACCGGTGGAAAAGACGGCTTCGCTCGTCTCTGGGATCGGGTGAGCGGGAAAGTCATTGGTGAATTCGACCATAATAAACACCCTGTACTGGCAGTCGCGCTCAGCCCAGATGGAAAGTTATTAGCAACAGGGAGTGAAGATCCAAAAGGTTTTATCAAAATATGGGATCTGAATTCACAAACACAAATCCCTAGAACATTTCAAAACTCAGAGGGGAAGAATCCGTTCGATAAAAGCCACACCGAAGGCGTGTTAAGTCTCTCATTTTCCAATGATGGAACGCGACTGCTTTCCAGTTCGTATGATAAAACGGCACGACTCTGGGAAGTTGAATCCGGTAAACAGCTACAACGCTTCTGGGGACATAACTGGTGGGTTTGGGATGCTAATTTTTCAACAGATGAACGCCGGATTGTCACAGCGAGTCAGGATGGAACTGCTATTATCTGGTCTGTAGAAACAGGAAAACAGGGGGCTCCCTTCACCGGCCATCAGGGCCCCGTCTATTCTGCCCACTTCTCACCTGATCCTGAAAGCAGGCATGTCACCAGCAGTGGCTATGATCGGCGTGTCTTGTTATGGAAACCGGAGGACCTCGTTCCTTACGACTATTCAAAAATCGTAGCAGGTAAGAAAAATGAACCCCCTCCATTTATCGCATTTGAGGGTCATCAGGAAAGTGTTCAATCCGCCGAATTCACAAATGATGGCACAATGATCATCAGTGCCAGCCATGATAATACTGTCAAACTCTGGGACATTGCCACCACAAAAGCTTTGAAGACATTACGTGGCCATGACAGTTGGGTCCAGGCGGCTACACTATTGAGCGATGGCAAGTGGATTCTCTCTGCAAGTCACGATGCCCATCTTAAACTCTGGAATATTGCGGGCTATGAAGAAATCCGAACTTTAAAGGGACGCGTCCTTGCCCATCACGTCGATGCGATTCTAGATGTTTCCTTTTCCAAAGATGGAAAACAACTGGTTACAGCCAGTCGCGATAAAACTGCCATTTCCTGGAATGTCTCTACAGGAAAGGTCCGAAAAGAATTTACCGAAGGCCACTCCTTCCTGGCATCAAATGCGATCTTCCTCCCTGACCGAAAACGTCTGGCAACGGCAGCCGTTGATAATTCGGTACGGATTTGGAACATTCAATCAGGAACGGAACACAAACGCTTCGAGCACACGGGGCGCAGTGCTGCCATTGATGTTTCTGCTGATTCGCATTTTTTGATCACTGGTAGTGACAAGAAAACCGTTCGTATTTGGAATATCGATAGCGGTGAAATGGTTAAAGAATTAAAGGGCCACAAGTCTGAGGTGTGTGCCGTCGCATTTTCCCCTGATATGCGTTTTTGTGCCAGTGGAGATGTCCGAGGCCGTTGCATGCTCTGGAATGTTAAGACAGGAGAATTAATACACAAGCTAGATGGCCACACACGTAAAATTGCCGCCCTCAAGTTCTTAAGCAACGGCAAATCACTGCTTAGTGCAAGTGGTGACAACACAGTAGGACATTGGGACATTTCAACAGGTAAAGAAAATCAAAGTTTAATTCTCAAACACCCAGATTCTGTTCTTTCGATGTCAGTCTTTAATGATGGTACACAAGCTGTCACGAGTTGTGCCGATGGATTGGTGAGAGTCTGGGATATTGTCACTCCTAAAATCATTCGAACCATTCAACCTGCAAACGGTTTGATCAACTCGGTAAGCGTTTCGCATGATAACAAACGTCTGCTTACTGCAAATGTGCAACAGAGAGTGATTCAGGTCTGGGCGTTGGATACAGGAAAAGAGTTACTCAGTCCCGGTAGTAATGGTCAACTGAATGCGTTTCTGGATTTTAGAACAAAAGGCGGTATGTTGTGGACTGCCATCTTCTCTCCCTATCATGATTCAATTTTGACTGTAGGAGGTCGTGACGCACGACTCTGGAATGGAATGACGGCAAAACAGGAAATGGCCTTTCATCCTCATGGCGTCGTTGCATCAGCCTCGTTTTCACCGGATGGCAAGTGGCTCGTGACCGGTAGTTGGGATAACTCTGCCAAAATCTGGAATACTCAAACGGGACATGCGGAAAAGAAACTGGAACAGAAACATCAGGGTTTCGTGAATACTGCCCGATATTCTCCGAATGGTAAACTGATTTTGACATCGAGCGATGACGGAACTGCAAAAGTCTGGGACGCTGTGACTGGAAAGATCGTTCTTACTCTGGATCACCATGGTTCTCATGTCAAAAGCGCCATATTCTCTCCCGATGGTTCACAAATCGTTACGGCTTCAGACGACAAAACATTAGTGATGTGGGATTCAAAATCTGGCAAAAAACTGTCGACTTTTAAAGGTCATGCATGGCCAATTCGAAAAGTGGCCTATTCACATGATGGCAAACGACTGATCTCGGGCTCTGAAGACAACACCGCTATTATCTGGGACATCGTGACACAGAAAAAAACGATCCTTGCAGGACATACAGCTCCCGTTGCCTCAGTCGTCTTCTCTCCGGATGACAGCCGTGCTTTTACCGCCAGCGATGATGGTACAGCAAAGCTCTGGGATGCAGAATCGGGAAAAGAGATTCTAACTCTCAGCAATCACTCCCAGGGAGTGACCTCCGTAGACTTCTCTCCCAATGGACGCTATGTCGCAACCGGCAGTCAAGATGGTCAGGCAATATTATGGCTTACCGTTGACTGGAAAAAGAAGGATTCAGACTCAAATCAGGTAGCAACAAAAACATTGAGTCCTTAA